From the genome of Oncorhynchus tshawytscha isolate Ot180627B linkage group LG31, Otsh_v2.0, whole genome shotgun sequence, one region includes:
- the LOC112229758 gene encoding ubiquitin carboxyl-terminal hydrolase MINDY-1-like, which translates to MADSGTEIVGGDLLSVVKDDCSLTEAISKEGGLTAGSSAAKEIHEAEPLDHEDSTKDPSVKTPIMEAEGFDGYRETSLTPTTTCAAMSENGTTEDAQSTLQSQTLTEGNGESSEATFGRLDEYSQSATTDSASFSIPSLEFFEGNNGNDEPLSSYSALGVEGSSLSADVPCLADDVLAGVAAAAATGGATAADLEPMMPAYYFVKWITWKEKKTPIITQSENGPCPLLAIMNTLFLRWKAKLPAQTEVITTEDLMAHLGECVLSIKPREKAEGMELNFQQNMSDAMAVLPKLSTGLDVNVRFTGVSDFEYTPECIAFDLLDIPLYHGWLVDPQSPEMVAAVGKLSYNQLVEKIIDYKHSANSSRVSEGLVAEQFLESTATQLSYHGLCELNTTVKEGELSVFFRNNHFSTMIKHKGHLYLLVTDQGFLQEGGLVWESLHNVEGDGNFCDSDFRLCHPPQRSVPVTQPEDLTPQQQQRQIDQDYLVAMSLQQQQGVAPGPLSDLDLARQLQEEEYQQQQQQQQQGGPSLAPAQQVRGQAAQPGGSRRREKKDDSDCAIL; encoded by the exons ATGGCGGATTCTGGCACAGAGATAGTTGGAGGAGATCTCCTGAGCGTTGTCAAAGATGACTGCTCTCTGACAGAGGCCATTTCTAAAGAGGGCGGCCTTACAGCAGGATCGTCTGCGGCTAAAGAAATCCACGAAGCAGAGCCCTTGGACCATGAAGACTCCACCAAAGACCCATCAGTTAAGACTCCAATTATGGAAGCAGAAGGTTTTGACGGATACAGGGAAACCTCACTCACACCAACCACCACGTGTGCGGCCATGTCTGAAAACGGCACGACAGAAGACGCTCAATCCACCCTGCAGAGCCAAACTCTGACAGAAGGGAACGGGGAGAGCTCAGAGGCCACATTTGGAAGGTTGGACGAGTATAGCCAGTCAGCAACCACCGACTCCGCCTCCTTCTCCATCCCCAGCCTAGAGTTCTTTGAGGGAAACAACGGGAACGACGAGCCATTGTCCTCCTACTCTGCCCTGGGCGTCGAGGGCAGCTCCCTGTCTGCCGACGTCCCCTGCCTGGCCGACGATGTCCTGGCTGGCGTCGCTGCTGCCGCAGCCACAGGAGGGGCCACCGCCGCGGACCTAGAGCCCATGATGCCGGCCTACTACTTTGTGAAGTGGATCACCTGGAAAGAGAAGAAGACCCCCATCATCACACAGAGTGAGAACGGGCCCTGTCCCCTGCTCGCCATCATGAACACCCTGTTTCTGCGCTGGAAG GCCAAGCTACCTGCCCAGACAGAAGTTATCACCACAGAGGACCTGATGGCTCACCTTG GAGAGTGTGTATTGTCCATCAAACCCAGGGAGAAGGCTGAGGGAATGGAGCTCAACTTTCAGCAG AACATGAGCGATGCCATGGCAGTCCTGCCAAAGCTGTCCACGGGCCTTGATGTCAACGTGCGCTTCACGGGCGTGTCAGACTTTGAGTACACTCCAGAGTGTATCGCCTTTGACCTGCTGGACATCCCACTCTACCATGGCTGGCTGGTGGACCCTCAG AGCCCTGAGATGGTGGCAGCGGTGGGAAAGCTAAGCTACAACCAGCTGGTAGAGAAGATCATTGACTACAAGCATTCGGCCAACAGCAGCCGTGTCAGTGAAG GTTTGGTGGCAGAGCAGTTTCTGGAGTCCACAGCGACCCAGCTGTCGTATCATGGACTTTGTGAACTCAACACTACAGTCAAGGAGGGCGAGCTGTCTGTGTTCTTCAGAAACAACCACTTTAGCACTATGATAAAGCACAag GGCCACCTGTACCTGCTGGTGACAGACCAGGGCTTCCTGCAGGAGGGGGGGCTGGTGTGGGAGAGCCTGCACAATGTGGAGGGTGACGGCAACTTCTGCGACTCAGACTTCCGCCTGTGCCACCCGCCCCAGAGGAGCGTCCCCGTGACACAGCCCGAAGACCTCACgccccagcagcagcagagacagatcGACCAG GACTACCTGGTGGCCATGtctctgcagcagcagcagggggTGGCCCCGGGGCCCCTCAGTGACCTGGACCTGGCCAGACAGCTGCAGGAGGAGGagtaccagcagcagcagcagcaacaacaacaaggaGGTCCCTCCCTGGCCCCAGCACAGCAG GTGAGAGGTCAAGCGGCCCAGCCGGGAGGTTCGAGGAGACGGGAGAAAAAGGATGATTCGGACTGTGCCATATTATAG